In Streptomyces sp. NBC_00878, a single window of DNA contains:
- a CDS encoding fructose-specific PTS transporter subunit EIIC, producing the protein MSEMITADLVDLDLSADTKEAAARALAERMVSLGRVTDLDGFLADVAAREAQMPTGLDGGIGIPHCRSEHVTEPTLAFGRSAAGIDFGAPDGPADLIFLIAAPAGADDAHLTILSSLARQLMNAEFTSALRSVEDAAGAAALIRGEAPAAAAETASAATAGPGAGGSGGAGGAGGAEGPGDSDDSEAAAPTAPAEATPAPAPATVPAPAGTGDEGAADGKGGRPFRIVAVTSCPTGIAHTYMAAESLENAGRDAGDVEVVVETQGSAGFTRLDPAVIAAADGVIFAHDMPVREKDRFAGKPTVDVGVKAGINKPAELIAQVRGKAERGEVTAAAGARGGTPVERAGEPGEGYGTKLRKWLMSGVSYMVPFVAAGGLLIALGFAIGGYQINEAKPVTEVFNWGQVDSWAALLFQIGGVAFGFLIPVLAGYIAYGMADRPGLVPGFVGGMIASNIAAGFLGGLAAGLLAGGVVLAIQRIKIPPVLRGIMPVVVIPLVSSIVVGFLMFIVIGKPIAEAQKGMTDWLSGLSGTNAVLLGVLLGLMMCFDLGGPVNKVAYAFATGGIAVQSPTSSAMEIMATVMAAGMVPPLGMALATVIRKKLFTTAERENGKAAWVLGASFISEGAIPFAAADPLRVIPASMAGGAVTGALTMAFGSTLRAPHGGIWVTFLIGKPFLYLLAIAIGTAVTAGLVIVLKGIRKQTPEGEPDKTPETPTTTEKKQPIAA; encoded by the coding sequence ATGAGCGAGATGATCACCGCGGACCTGGTCGATCTCGACCTGTCCGCCGATACGAAGGAAGCGGCGGCGCGCGCCCTCGCCGAGCGCATGGTGTCCCTGGGCCGGGTGACCGACCTGGACGGCTTCCTTGCCGACGTGGCCGCCCGTGAGGCCCAGATGCCGACCGGCCTCGACGGCGGCATCGGCATCCCGCACTGCCGCAGCGAGCACGTCACCGAGCCGACGCTCGCCTTCGGGCGCAGCGCGGCCGGGATCGACTTCGGCGCGCCGGACGGCCCCGCCGACCTGATCTTCCTGATCGCCGCACCGGCCGGTGCCGACGACGCCCACCTCACGATCCTGTCGTCGCTGGCCCGCCAGTTGATGAACGCCGAGTTCACCTCGGCACTGCGGTCGGTGGAGGACGCGGCGGGGGCTGCCGCCCTGATCCGCGGCGAGGCGCCGGCGGCTGCGGCGGAGACCGCTTCCGCTGCGACTGCCGGGCCGGGAGCCGGTGGCTCCGGTGGTGCCGGTGGTGCCGGTGGTGCTGAGGGTCCTGGCGACTCCGACGACTCCGAGGCGGCGGCCCCGACTGCCCCCGCCGAGGCCACCCCTGCCCCTGCCCCCGCAACTGTGCCTGCGCCTGCCGGTACGGGCGACGAGGGTGCCGCCGACGGGAAGGGCGGGCGACCGTTCCGTATCGTCGCCGTCACCTCCTGCCCCACCGGTATCGCGCACACCTACATGGCGGCCGAGTCGCTGGAGAACGCGGGCCGCGACGCCGGTGACGTCGAGGTCGTCGTCGAGACGCAGGGCTCGGCCGGTTTCACCCGGCTCGACCCGGCCGTCATCGCCGCCGCGGACGGCGTGATCTTCGCGCACGACATGCCCGTACGGGAGAAGGACCGGTTCGCCGGGAAGCCCACCGTGGACGTCGGGGTGAAGGCGGGCATCAACAAGCCCGCCGAGCTGATCGCCCAGGTGCGCGGCAAGGCCGAGCGCGGCGAGGTCACGGCGGCCGCCGGGGCTCGCGGCGGTACGCCGGTGGAGCGGGCCGGCGAGCCCGGTGAGGGCTACGGCACGAAGCTGCGCAAGTGGCTGATGTCCGGCGTGAGTTACATGGTCCCGTTCGTGGCCGCGGGCGGTCTGCTGATCGCGCTCGGGTTCGCCATCGGCGGCTACCAGATCAACGAGGCCAAGCCGGTCACCGAGGTCTTCAACTGGGGCCAGGTCGACAGCTGGGCCGCGCTGCTCTTCCAGATCGGCGGCGTCGCCTTCGGCTTCCTGATCCCCGTCCTCGCCGGTTACATCGCGTACGGCATGGCCGACCGTCCCGGTCTCGTGCCCGGCTTCGTCGGCGGAATGATCGCTTCCAACATCGCCGCGGGCTTCCTCGGCGGTCTGGCCGCGGGTCTGCTGGCCGGTGGGGTCGTCCTCGCCATCCAGCGGATCAAGATCCCACCGGTGCTGCGCGGCATCATGCCGGTGGTCGTGATTCCACTGGTGTCCTCGATCGTCGTCGGCTTCCTGATGTTCATCGTGATCGGCAAGCCCATCGCCGAGGCACAGAAGGGCATGACGGACTGGCTCTCCGGCCTCTCCGGCACCAACGCCGTCCTGCTCGGTGTGCTGCTCGGCCTGATGATGTGCTTCGACCTCGGCGGCCCGGTCAACAAGGTCGCGTACGCCTTCGCCACGGGCGGTATCGCCGTCCAGAGCCCGACCTCGTCCGCGATGGAGATCATGGCGACGGTCATGGCGGCCGGCATGGTCCCGCCGCTGGGCATGGCCCTCGCCACCGTGATCCGCAAGAAGTTGTTCACCACGGCCGAACGCGAGAACGGCAAGGCGGCCTGGGTCCTGGGCGCCTCCTTCATCTCCGAGGGCGCGATCCCGTTCGCGGCGGCCGACCCGCTGCGGGTCATCCCCGCCTCGATGGCGGGCGGCGCGGTCACAGGCGCCCTGACCATGGCCTTCGGCTCGACCCTGCGCGCCCCGCACGGCGGCATCTGGGTCACCTTCCTGATCGGCAAGCCGTTCCTCTACCTGCTCGCCATCGCGATCGGTACGGCGGTCACGGCGGGCCTGGTCATCGTCCTGAAGGGCATCCGCAAGCAGACCCCCGAGGGCGAACCGGACAAGACCCCCGAGACCCCGACGACCACGGAGAAGAAGCAGCCGATAGCGGCCTGA
- the pfkB gene encoding 1-phosphofructokinase yields MILTVTPNPSLDRTYEIPALDRGEVIRATGERMDPGGKGVNVSRAVAAAGRRTVAVLPLGGAPGALVADLLDAQGIEVAPVPVAGATRSNIALAEADGVLTKINAPGPELTSAEEELLLETVREQSGDADWIACCGSLPRGLAPSWYAEIVARAHRAGTRIALDTSGPALLAALRERPDVVKPNAEELSEAVGRPLATVGEAVKAAEELRELGARAVLASLGADGQLLVSEEGAWFAGARVDVVRSNVGAGDSSLAGFLIAGGSGPGALASAVAHGAAAVQLPGSVMPSPADLDPSAVTVTSEIPVDRVLTEPVS; encoded by the coding sequence ATGATCCTGACCGTCACCCCGAACCCGTCCCTGGACCGTACATACGAGATCCCTGCGCTCGACCGCGGCGAGGTCATACGGGCCACCGGCGAGCGCATGGACCCGGGCGGCAAGGGCGTCAACGTCTCGCGGGCCGTCGCCGCGGCCGGCCGGCGCACCGTCGCCGTACTGCCGCTCGGCGGAGCCCCCGGCGCGCTCGTCGCCGACCTCCTCGACGCACAGGGCATCGAGGTCGCGCCCGTCCCGGTCGCCGGCGCGACCCGCTCGAACATCGCGCTCGCCGAGGCGGACGGCGTACTGACGAAGATCAACGCACCCGGGCCCGAACTCACCTCCGCCGAGGAGGAGTTGCTCCTGGAGACCGTGCGCGAGCAGTCCGGCGACGCCGACTGGATCGCCTGCTGCGGCAGCCTGCCGCGCGGACTCGCCCCCTCCTGGTACGCCGAGATCGTCGCCCGCGCCCACCGGGCGGGCACCCGCATCGCCCTCGACACCTCCGGACCGGCGCTCCTCGCGGCCCTCCGCGAACGGCCCGATGTCGTCAAGCCCAACGCCGAGGAACTCTCCGAGGCCGTCGGCCGCCCCCTCGCCACGGTCGGCGAGGCGGTCAAGGCCGCCGAGGAACTGCGCGAGTTGGGCGCGCGTGCCGTGCTCGCCTCCCTCGGCGCCGACGGGCAGCTGCTCGTCAGCGAGGAGGGCGCGTGGTTCGCGGGCGCACGCGTCGACGTCGTACGCAGCAATGTGGGTGCGGGTGACTCCTCGCTCGCCGGTTTCCTCATCGCCGGCGGCAGCGGGCCCGGCGCGCTCGCCTCCGCGGTCGCGCACGGCGCGGCCGCCGTCCAGCTCCCTGGCAGCGTGATGCCGAGCCCGGCGGACCTCGACCCGTCCGCGGTGACCGTCACGTCGGAGATCCCCGTGGACCGCGTACTGACGGAGCCGGTGTCATGA
- a CDS encoding MoxR family ATPase, with product MPSNSESWGLYRGTGSPGTGAQEWPRPPGWRDFGGGPDLPAPPSDDPYASVMLGAAAQPLEPVPQEVDRVNTALHLCRPLLVTGEPGTGKSSLAFRISRELGLGRVLRWQITSLSTLREGLYAGDARLGPLGTAFLPHRSPRVLLIDRLDRAEIALPEDLCTVLSAGGFSLPGAPTGSDSDAAVRMATEDGPAVTVPLSGGAVRCHAFPVVVITTSGDRDLPFDLVRRCVILRTSRPSPGLLRAIAATRFPVDGPRRLPAPDVVDAFLECAARADGPVVERFLDALQLAADGVLRIVSAQGRSRQEAVNVLWQWTAPEEL from the coding sequence ATGCCGTCGAACAGCGAGTCGTGGGGACTTTACCGGGGCACCGGCAGTCCCGGCACCGGCGCACAGGAGTGGCCGAGGCCACCGGGCTGGCGCGATTTCGGAGGCGGGCCCGATCTGCCGGCGCCGCCCTCCGACGATCCGTACGCCTCGGTCATGCTCGGCGCCGCCGCGCAGCCACTGGAGCCGGTGCCGCAGGAGGTGGACAGGGTCAACACGGCCCTGCATCTGTGCCGCCCGCTGCTCGTCACGGGCGAACCCGGCACCGGCAAGTCCTCCCTCGCGTTCCGCATCAGCCGCGAACTCGGTCTCGGCCGCGTCCTGCGCTGGCAGATCACCAGCCTGAGCACGCTCCGGGAGGGCCTGTACGCCGGTGACGCCCGGCTCGGACCGCTCGGCACCGCCTTCCTGCCCCATCGCAGTCCGCGCGTGCTGCTGATCGACCGGCTGGACCGGGCCGAGATCGCTCTGCCGGAGGATCTGTGCACGGTGCTGTCGGCCGGGGGATTCTCCTTGCCCGGTGCCCCGACCGGCAGTGACTCCGACGCCGCGGTACGGATGGCGACGGAGGACGGTCCGGCGGTCACGGTGCCGCTGAGCGGTGGAGCGGTACGCTGCCACGCCTTCCCTGTCGTGGTCATCACGACTTCGGGCGACAGGGATCTGCCGTTCGACCTCGTGCGCCGCTGCGTCATCCTGCGGACGTCCCGGCCCTCCCCCGGCCTCCTGCGCGCCATCGCGGCCACCCGCTTCCCGGTGGACGGCCCCCGCCGGTTGCCCGCGCCGGATGTGGTGGACGCGTTCCTGGAGTGCGCCGCCCGCGCCGATGGCCCGGTCGTGGAGCGGTTCCTGGACGCTCTCCAACTGGCCGCGGACGGCGTCCTGCGGATCGTGTCGGCCCAGGGACGGAGCCGGCAGGAGGCCGTGAACGTCCTGTGGCAGTGGACCGCTCCGGAGGAACTGTGA
- a CDS encoding DeoR/GlpR family DNA-binding transcription regulator → MYAPERQQEILRLARDGGRVDVVSLAEEFQVTAETIRRDLKALDRAGLLRRVHGGAIPAGRLDFEPDLAERETTAADEKDRIAKAAVAELPDKGTMILDAGTTVARLAGALPLEATLTVVTHSLPIAARLADHPGMQLHLIGGRVRHRTRAAVDAWALRAYGEIRADIVFLAANGFSVEHGLTTPDLAEAAVKRAALTAARRVVLLADSAKHGQEHFARFGDLSEVDLLITDTGLSPEDATAIERGGTEVVRA, encoded by the coding sequence ATGTACGCACCGGAGCGGCAGCAGGAGATCCTCCGACTCGCACGCGACGGCGGCCGGGTGGACGTGGTGTCGCTGGCCGAGGAGTTCCAGGTCACGGCCGAGACGATCCGGCGGGACCTGAAGGCCCTCGACCGGGCGGGTCTGCTGCGCAGGGTCCACGGCGGTGCCATTCCGGCCGGGCGGCTCGACTTCGAGCCCGACCTCGCCGAGCGCGAGACCACCGCGGCCGACGAGAAGGACCGCATCGCCAAGGCGGCCGTGGCCGAACTGCCGGACAAGGGCACGATGATCCTCGACGCGGGCACGACCGTCGCCCGCCTCGCCGGGGCCCTCCCCCTGGAGGCGACGCTCACCGTCGTGACGCACAGCCTCCCCATCGCCGCCCGCCTCGCCGACCACCCCGGCATGCAGCTCCACCTCATCGGAGGCCGCGTCCGGCACCGTACGCGCGCGGCGGTCGACGCCTGGGCGCTGCGGGCGTACGGAGAGATTCGCGCGGACATCGTGTTCCTCGCGGCGAACGGGTTCTCCGTCGAGCACGGCCTGACCACCCCGGACCTCGCCGAGGCCGCCGTCAAGCGAGCCGCCCTCACCGCCGCGCGCCGCGTGGTGCTGCTCGCCGACTCGGCCAAGCACGGCCAGGAACACTTCGCGCGCTTCGGCGACCTCAGCGAAGTGGACCTGCTGATCACCGACACCGGGCTGAGCCCCGAAGACGCCACCGCCATCGAGCGCGGCGGCACGGAAGTAGTGCGCGCATGA
- a CDS encoding DUF6227 family protein, translating to MSVPYETAAYEPPESPESPEEHLARLLGRALNSFELPDETIRRLDRALAHDSSLHSAHHSAGLHRETYRHTWLLADGSALTLWELVHNTAPGRETQHEVYEDDEELRTATGRLPLPADAPEFELAVLVRVSPLPEPLHTYLPDDSADHARRLLRRAENADRPGEDMAGLLRAAFAHQITQAFGRPCRAGERGLCFSLYEHAFLLHDGRELSLWEVEHTATPDGRHMCEVYPSEADARDAMERRASASGGSAG from the coding sequence TTGAGCGTTCCGTACGAGACGGCAGCGTACGAGCCACCCGAGTCGCCCGAGTCTCCGGAGGAGCATCTCGCGCGACTCCTCGGCCGTGCCCTGAACTCCTTCGAGCTGCCCGACGAGACCATACGGCGGCTGGACCGGGCGCTGGCCCACGACAGTTCGCTGCACTCCGCGCACCACAGCGCGGGGCTGCACCGCGAGACGTACCGGCATACCTGGCTGCTCGCCGATGGGAGCGCGCTCACGCTCTGGGAGCTCGTCCACAACACCGCGCCGGGCCGCGAAACGCAGCACGAGGTGTACGAGGACGACGAGGAGCTGCGCACCGCGACAGGGCGACTGCCGCTCCCGGCGGACGCGCCGGAGTTCGAACTGGCGGTACTGGTGCGGGTGTCGCCCCTCCCCGAGCCGCTGCATACGTACCTTCCGGACGACTCGGCGGACCACGCGCGGCGGCTGCTGCGCCGTGCGGAGAACGCGGACCGGCCGGGCGAGGACATGGCGGGGCTGCTGCGGGCGGCGTTCGCGCACCAGATCACGCAGGCCTTCGGACGGCCGTGCCGGGCCGGTGAGCGGGGGCTGTGCTTCTCGCTCTACGAGCACGCGTTCCTGCTCCACGACGGCCGCGAGCTGTCTCTGTGGGAGGTCGAGCACACGGCCACGCCCGATGGGCGGCATATGTGTGAGGTGTATCCGTCGGAGGCGGATGCGCGGGACGCCATGGAACGGCGTGCGTCAGCCTCCGGCGGTTCAGCAGGGTAG
- a CDS encoding ABC transporter ATP-binding protein, with amino-acid sequence MRFLEPQEGSLLLDGVPYHRHSHAAIRSRLAYVEQDTPVVPGTLRDNLLISRPEAGEEEPRQVIADVRLTEKVESLDEGLDTELSGAAVSGGERRRIALARALLREPDVLLLDEATAQLDALTESAVHHCVRRRAREHAVVTIAHRLSTVIDADTIVVMDAGGVRAQGTHDELLATDSLYRDLVEALRIVEKVPAA; translated from the coding sequence TTGCGCTTCCTGGAGCCGCAGGAGGGCTCGCTGCTGCTGGACGGCGTGCCGTACCACCGGCACAGCCACGCGGCGATCCGCTCCAGGCTGGCGTATGTGGAGCAGGACACCCCGGTCGTCCCCGGCACCCTCCGCGACAACCTGCTCATCTCCCGGCCGGAGGCGGGCGAGGAGGAGCCGCGCCAGGTGATCGCGGACGTCCGGCTGACGGAGAAGGTGGAGTCGCTGGACGAGGGACTGGACACGGAGTTGTCGGGCGCGGCCGTCTCCGGCGGGGAGCGGCGGCGCATCGCTCTCGCGCGGGCCCTGCTGCGGGAGCCGGACGTGCTGCTGCTCGACGAGGCGACGGCACAGCTCGACGCGCTCACGGAGTCGGCGGTCCACCACTGCGTCCGGCGGCGGGCGCGGGAGCACGCGGTCGTGACGATCGCCCACCGGCTGTCGACGGTGATCGACGCCGACACGATCGTGGTGATGGACGCGGGCGGCGTCCGCGCCCAGGGCACCCATGACGAGCTCCTCGCCACGGATTCCCTCTACCGCGACCTGGTCGAGGCCCTGCGCATAGTGGAGAAGGTCCCGGCCGCGTAG
- a CDS encoding Ig-like domain-containing protein, protein MTTPNTTARRTLVACAALMVGALTLTACGGDANADNKSGGENGGSKAENLVISAKDGSTAASINSTGVKVSDGKLTEVTMTDSATGAAVPGSIAADGKSWKPKEQLERGTKYRISATAKDGDGKTLAANSIFTTVSTGNSFIGTYTPDGGTTVGVGMPVSFTFDKAIGDGKYKKDVQSHITVTSSSGQKVVGHWFGTQRLDFRPEEYWKAGSKVTMKIDLDGVEGANGVYGVQDKTVTFTVGRSQVSTVDVSTQTMTVVRDGQTLKTVPISAGSPENSTYNGQMVISEKFRQTRMNGSTVGYGGEYDIADVPNAMRLTTSGTFVHGNYWYDKGNPPFGREGTSHGCVGMADAQGAQSDTVAKWFFDNSLVGDVVTVKNSPDKTVAPDNGLNGWNMAWSAWTAGSAL, encoded by the coding sequence GTGACAACGCCGAACACGACAGCGAGGCGCACGCTGGTGGCCTGTGCCGCCCTGATGGTCGGCGCCCTGACCCTCACCGCGTGCGGCGGCGACGCCAACGCCGACAACAAGTCGGGGGGCGAGAACGGCGGAAGCAAGGCGGAGAACCTCGTCATCTCCGCGAAGGACGGTTCGACGGCGGCGTCGATCAACTCCACCGGGGTGAAGGTCAGCGACGGGAAGCTGACCGAGGTGACGATGACGGACTCGGCCACGGGGGCGGCCGTACCGGGGTCGATCGCGGCGGACGGGAAGAGCTGGAAGCCGAAGGAGCAGCTGGAGCGGGGCACCAAGTACCGGATATCGGCCACCGCGAAGGACGGCGACGGGAAGACGCTGGCGGCCAACTCCATCTTCACGACGGTGTCCACGGGCAACAGCTTCATCGGGACGTACACGCCCGACGGCGGTACGACGGTCGGCGTCGGGATGCCGGTGTCGTTCACGTTCGACAAGGCGATCGGCGACGGGAAGTACAAGAAGGACGTGCAGTCGCACATCACCGTCACGTCCAGCAGTGGGCAGAAGGTGGTCGGGCACTGGTTCGGTACGCAGCGGCTGGACTTCCGGCCCGAGGAGTACTGGAAGGCCGGCTCCAAGGTCACGATGAAGATCGACCTGGACGGCGTCGAGGGCGCGAACGGCGTCTACGGCGTGCAGGACAAGACGGTCACCTTCACGGTCGGGCGCTCCCAGGTGTCCACGGTCGACGTCAGCACACAGACCATGACGGTCGTACGGGACGGCCAGACCCTGAAGACGGTCCCGATCTCGGCGGGCAGCCCGGAGAACAGCACGTACAACGGGCAGATGGTGATCTCGGAGAAGTTCCGCCAGACGCGGATGAACGGGTCGACGGTCGGCTACGGCGGCGAGTACGACATCGCGGACGTGCCGAACGCGATGCGGCTGACGACCTCGGGAACCTTCGTCCACGGTAACTACTGGTACGACAAGGGCAATCCTCCCTTCGGCAGGGAGGGCACCAGCCACGGCTGCGTGGGGATGGCGGACGCGCAGGGCGCGCAGAGCGACACGGTCGCCAAGTGGTTCTTCGACAACTCGCTCGTCGGGGACGTCGTGACCGTCAAGAACTCCCCCGACAAGACGGTCGCACCGGACAACGGTCTCAACGGCTGGAACATGGCATGGAGTGCCTGGACCGCGGGAAGTGCCCTCTGA
- a CDS encoding toll/interleukin-1 receptor domain-containing protein: MRRPARPDHSWQTQMVEALLDSSMVVDRQPRALLVELIGDGLGRRVFLREQPTALLDVIEIVRFCMATEGGLSALLSAVRLLAGRSSRTTETVERLVAEWESARGRKNQPAHGAHGSVAASRTDGPVGGPPAAGPHRDFFVSYTSADGDWANWIAWELEAAGFTVLVQEWDFVAGSNWQFAMDRGVTECARTVAVLTPAYLGSVYGRLEAHVAQGLDPMGVARRLVPVRVAPFAPGGLLSGVVYIDLVDLAPEDARRRLLDGVGGARGGRAKPLAPPRFPG, encoded by the coding sequence TTGAGACGCCCCGCCCGCCCGGACCACAGCTGGCAGACGCAGATGGTCGAGGCTCTGCTGGACTCGTCGATGGTGGTCGACCGGCAGCCACGGGCACTGCTGGTCGAGCTGATCGGTGACGGGCTCGGGCGCCGCGTCTTCTTACGGGAGCAGCCCACCGCGCTCCTGGATGTGATCGAGATCGTCCGCTTCTGCATGGCCACGGAAGGCGGACTGTCCGCGCTGCTGTCCGCCGTGCGACTGCTGGCGGGCCGCAGCAGCCGCACGACCGAGACCGTCGAGCGGCTCGTGGCCGAATGGGAGAGCGCACGGGGTCGGAAGAATCAGCCCGCCCACGGGGCGCATGGTTCGGTCGCCGCGTCCCGGACCGATGGCCCCGTCGGCGGTCCGCCCGCTGCCGGCCCGCACCGGGACTTCTTCGTCTCCTACACCTCCGCCGATGGTGACTGGGCCAACTGGATCGCCTGGGAGCTGGAGGCGGCCGGCTTCACCGTGCTGGTCCAGGAGTGGGACTTCGTGGCCGGCAGTAACTGGCAGTTCGCCATGGACAGGGGGGTGACCGAGTGCGCGCGGACCGTCGCGGTACTGACGCCGGCGTACCTGGGGTCGGTGTACGGGCGTCTGGAGGCACACGTGGCACAGGGCCTGGACCCGATGGGTGTGGCCCGCAGACTCGTCCCGGTCCGGGTGGCTCCCTTCGCCCCGGGCGGCTTGCTGAGCGGTGTGGTGTACATCGACCTCGTGGACCTGGCACCCGAGGACGCCCGCAGGCGCCTGCTCGACGGCGTCGGCGGCGCACGCGGTGGCCGGGCCAAGCCACTCGCGCCTCCACGGTTCCCCGGCTGA